A window of Daphnia carinata strain CSIRO-1 chromosome 5, CSIRO_AGI_Dcar_HiC_V3, whole genome shotgun sequence genomic DNA:
GCTATCGACACTAACGTGAAAGGCACACAACGCGTTGCAAACATTTGTGGGCAGTTTAAGGAACTCATGGTTATGTAATTTCGATTACATAATTTGCCATCTTTACCTTATCCGCAATCATGGGTTTGCCCGCAGGCTTTTGTTCACGTTTCCACCGCTTACACCAATGTGGAGAAGAAAGAGATAGCCGAAGAAATTCACCCCGGATCACTTGATCCCGAAAAGCTAATAGACTTGGCAGATTCGATGGACGATCAACTCCTGACCAACATCACTAAACAGTTCGATAACAGTTTGCTTTACAGTTTTTTAAcaataacagttttttttcgaaaattagattttttaaaaatatattggTATCGTTTGAGCAGGTTAATTGGAAAATGCCCTAACGTGTATGCTTACACCAAAGCTCTTGCCGAGCAATTATTACTTAATCTCACTAAACGCGACGAATACACACTTCCAATAGTTGTTGTCCGACCTTCCATCGTCACAGGTGCCATGAAAGAGCCATTGGCTGGCTGGattgataatttcaatggatctAGCGGTACGAATGAAACAGATTCGTGCACAGCACGTAGGACGTCTCTTAGAGAATCATTGAATAACAGGTCTAGTAGCTGGAGTGGGCAAAGGATTGATTCACACTCTAAGAGCGGATGAGAAGGTTATAGCTGACGTAGTTCCTGTCGACATTCCAATCAATTTGATGATAGCAGCAGCCTGGAACAGAGGGACGAGTGACAAGTACATTTTTATAACTTCCTCATCACAGGtcttttaatgaattttttcaaactattTTCTTCTTAGATCAACTGAGCCGATAGCAATATACAATTGCGTTTCCGGCTCTTTAAATCCCATCAGGTGGAGAGAGTTTAGACGTCTGGGCTTGCAGAATATTGCCAAATTtccttttaaagaaattatgAGATGTCCCGGCGTTGAGCTACGTTTCAATTGGATAGTCTACCAAGTCGAAGTTGCCTTATATCATCACTTACCAGCCATCATTACAGACTTGTTCGCACGCCTATGTGGCAGGAAGCCGTTTTTGGTGAACCAGTGAATGTTACAAAACAGGGCGTAGCCATtttcataaaacaaaaatcaatgttATTTTATTAGACTCGGCTGTACAAGAGAACTCACAGACTGATGTCCTGTCTGGAATTCTACAATTTACGTGAATGGAACTTTGCCAGTCGCAACCCAATCCAGTTGATTGACAAGATGTCTTCCAAAGATCAAGACGTTTTTAACTTTGACGTACGCAAAATCGACTGGGAAACTTATATGGAAAGTTACGTCTGCGGGATTCGGATGTACCTGTTTAACGACGACCTTAGCTCTCTACCCGCCGCAACAAACACCttcaaaaagtgaaaatcacTAACTTACATAGTAAAATGAGCTAGAAACATTAATTTGTATGGAATCCTTGTATGACTGCAGGATGAAACGTTTGAGGACATTGACACGATTGATCATCGTTGGGCTAACACTGTTGGTGTTTTACGTCCTCTGGTGCAACAATTCGACGCAGGCTTCATTTTCGTTGGAATTTGAAAACAACGTAAGTAATTCACCTGCCAGTCAACATTttgaagaaatgaaagaattaGGTAACCTGGAACTGTGTATGGAACGCCAGTTTTCGTTCAAGTGAATAGTTTCTAGGGCTCGGCTCCGTCTACTCATGGGTTACCCCTGACCAGCTTACTACCGGAAGGTACTGGCGCAAagcttaaaaacaaaaagctgatCTTACGTGTCGCGCCATTATCTTCCGGTATTAAACTGGTCACGGGAAACATATGTAGAACTGAAACGAGCCCTAATAGTTTCAAAGGGGGTTGGCAACTCATCATTTAAAAACTGGGAACGTAgtatcattttcatttttattgtaCTCTTTCCTGGGAAATATGGAAGGTAAaatgaggcaaaaaaaaaataaacaaaaaatgtaaaatacaaaaaatttatcttaCTAAACTCCATTGCTAATTTTTAATGTAGGGACGGCTAAGATTATTGTTTGTCCGTCTGTTCCAAACTAAGCACGTATATGGCGAATTCGATGTAGCGATAAAAGAACGCACGTAGGATAGCGAGAAAAAAATGGCCCATTaaacttaaagaaaaaaaaacggaatgatACGAATATGGCGACGAGACAGGTGAACGGCCAAGAAGTCCACACGCAACACTGGTGAACGGCGTGCTAAACGGCTGAACCCGTTCTGCCAGAAGCGGGGTCATTATCGGCTGGAACGAACGAGCTCGCTCTCGGGAACAATAATGGAAGGCCGTGATTTCCGATTTTGTTGCTTTACGCCCGCTTAACACCCAATAACAGGCACGAACCTTGGTCAGCCTCCGGTCAGTTAGCCCTTGAGCAACGGAAAAATGCGCCCAGCGTATCAACAGCTTGGTAAGCGAATGCTTGGGATCGAGAACGGCGGGATGACGAGCTTTGGTGTTCAGGTGAAGTCATTCACCCTACGGGGAAAATGATTTACAACAGAAACGACAAGAAGATTCACGCGTGAACATATTCTGTTATTGTGTGGTAAATGCTTTTGTATTGTACTAATAAAAGTTAGATTTCAATCGATCTGATCACACAGGAATCCTTTAAGCCCTTGTTACTTCCCGTAAGCATAGGAAAAATGATGTTGTGCGAACTGCAAAAAAAGTTCTTCTTTTCCTCGTATAAGCCGAGtttgaatcaataaaaacCAGTCATGAAAAGTATGGTTGGAATTTGAGCCTTTTTCGAAGTGTTGCCCGATTCGCCTTATTTCGCATGTATCGGCAGTCGGCATAGCCTCTATTGGCCATAACATGTCCACCAGGAGGAGGTTTATATAATTGCTATCCAGCGTGTGCTGGATGGACGCCACGAATTCCACCTATTAAGAAAACAAGCTGTGGCCTACTCGAAGGTCCACTTTGCCAGCAGTCCTTCACGGTTGAATTCTTGCTGGGACGGACCAAGAATCTAACTCATCAAGGCCATAGATTACCTTTATTCTAAGTACCATTGACGGCTGTGACTGGAGAGAATTCAATTCTGACTAAAGTGGGAAAGACGGACAAATCGAAAAATAACTCCACAACGCCCACAGTGCTGAACTTGAGTCTCAATTGCGCTTATTGCAGCGAAACGCGGAAATCGAGATCGGAGCTGGAGGCTCACATGAAGAATGCCCATCATCCGCAAGTAGCACTGGTCCGTCTAGCTCTAATTTACTGCCATCACTGGCTGCAAGTGGCTGAATGAAAGGCAACATTTGCGATGAAATTTTTCCAACAGCTTCGGCCTTGGCCGAACACAAATTGTCTAATTGCAAAGTCTCCGGCGCGGCCTTTTTGCGCCCAGCTCCGCGTCCCTCTACCAACAGAAAAAGCTTATTATGCCCATCTGCAAGCCCCGCCTCATGGCCCTAGCGCTGCGCCTCCTCTGGCCTGTTTAGCTTAAACGGGCAGCAAACTTACATTTGTAAGAACTACCTTCAAGCTCACAATCAGATGATGGTCCATCAACAGACGGCGCTCTCTCCACTGCCTAAACCGCTGCAGAGGAGCTATCGGTGTATGAAGTGCAAGAGATCTTCGCCACTAAAGCAGCAATTCAGCCTTACGTAGCTGGTCATTTAATGTCGGACGGATGTCTGTATCCGTGTCGCCTCTGTGCGTGCCAGTTCGACACACCTTTTAAACTGCAGGCTCATTTGATTGAACACCCTTTTGCTGGATTCCCAGCCTACGTGCGCTACCTGTGTGAATGTCTGTTCACAGCCACCTCCAATTTGCAACACCACATGGTTGACCAGCATTGTGGCGTTGTTGGATTGAAACCTTACGATTGCGCCCGTTGTCATCTAAAGACCTTCTTCCGGGCCGAACTGGAGATCATTTGCTCAGTCACAATGAACCACTACCTTCCAGTGGATCGGTACAACATCTGTCGGCAATGGAACATGATAAACCGACGGATGTGCAAGGCCGATTCGAGGAGTTTCAACGATGAAGGAAAGGAAGAATTGAATCACAAGGATGATAACGTCTTTGTGGGACAATAGTGGCACGCTCCGAGATCGTACTGTCGGATGCTCAAAAGGCGGCCAATGGCATACCAGTAGAGATTTCGGAACAACGGAATGGCAAAGGTTCTAAGATGTCCAAAAGCTCAGATTCctgttctttcttttgttcagCTTGTTTCAGTTCATCCTCATCCTGGGATCGCGGAAACAGCAACTGGAATCTTCAGCGACGAATCTATTCCAGTGCGACCAATCGTTTCCGTGCCTCAGCAACTCACAGGGCAACGTTCGCATTCACACGTAAAGCCGTCGATTCCCTTGTCCAGAGGCCAGTTGCAGCAAAGAGTTTGCACTACGCCGGAATCTTCACATTCATATGCGATCATACACTGGTGACCGTCGGTACTCCTGTCCTATATGCCCCAAGCGATTTGCCTTGAAGGAGAATCGCAAAGCTCATCTAAAGTTGCACGCTTGGAGTGAAACCTTTCAGCTGTTCCATTTGTTCCAAGATCTTCGCCCGCAAAAGCCATTTGAGTGAACACGCCCGGACCCATTCCTCTGCAGCCGGTCATTCAACGTCAGTTAATTGTAGTACCAAGGTGCCTGCTACGGTCGCAGAATCGAATGGCACGGCCACGGAAACTCTGTTGATATCAACTAGCATAGCCAACATATGTTTGCTTACATATATTCATGTGATGGTTCGTTTTTTGATTATTCTAATAATCTTGAGTAAATTTCTGTTTAAGTAATAATAGTTTCTTTAATATTGCTTAGTGTGTGGTGGTTCACGTTTGAGCAGAATCGTCTTTCTATTAATCCCACTTTCTTCTTACTAGTTGTTGATTTGTTGGTGAGTTAGCTCGCCAAAACGGTCTCCTTTAAATCCGGTCAGGCAAGGCCGCACTAGGAGTAGGGGAATTGGGAACGAAAGGTGGAGCTTCAAGGACTCGACCTTACTATCATTCTCGACCTCGCTGGCAAGCACACTACACCTCGGTCCAGATTCGTCA
This region includes:
- the LOC130697030 gene encoding LOW QUALITY PROTEIN: putative fatty acyl-CoA reductase CG5065 (The sequence of the model RefSeq protein was modified relative to this genomic sequence to represent the inferred CDS: inserted 2 bases in 1 codon), whose protein sequence is MERIGIQEFYSGRSVFITGATGFMGKVLVEKLLRSCPGIDRLYLLIRPTPGKDMLLRLQEMINCMVFEWLKQNQPDALKKLIPINGDVSLSDLGLSLSDMQELSGNXSVVFHSAARLKFDDNLRSAIDTNVKGTQRVANICGQFKELMAFVHVSTAYTNVEKKEIAEEIHPGSLDPEKLIDLADSMDDQLLTNITKQLIGKCPNVYAYTKALAEQLLLNLTKRDEYTLPIVVVRPSIVTGAMKEPLAGWIDNFNGSSGLVAGVGKGLIHTLRADEKVIADVVPVDIPINLMIAAAWNRGTSDKSTEPIAIYNCVSGSLNPIRWREFRRLGLQNIAKFPFKEIMRCPGVELRFNWIVYQVEVALYHHLPAIITDLFARLCGRKPFLTRLYKRTHRLMSCLEFYNLREWNFASRNPIQLIDKMSSKDQDVFNFDVRKIDWETYMESYVCGIRMYLFNDDLSSLPAATNTFKKMKRLRTLTRLIIVGLTLLVFYVLWCNNSTQASFSLEFENNVSNSPASQHFEEMKELGNLELCMERQFSFK